From the Eremothecium cymbalariae DBVPG#7215 chromosome 6, complete sequence genome, one window contains:
- the MRPL49 gene encoding mitochondrial 54S ribosomal protein bL21m (similar to Ashbya gossypii AFR091W) yields MLPTLCQMLPRSAAFWTPCMFSRGAMRPLSTTGCLLQQAPKFDVAPLKLSNELYAIFRIHNRPYLVTNGDKVILPYKIKDAEVGDILNLEDVTTIGSRNYKIVDYPLDPSLYTIKATILEKTKRPISIREITKRRNRKVRHAVSKGDLTVLRISELKLN; encoded by the coding sequence ATGCTACCCACTTTGTGTCAGATGCTACCTCGTTCCGCAGCATTCTGGACGCCTTGCATGTTTTCAAGAGGAGCGATGAGACCGCTTAGCACAACTGGCTGCCTACTTCAACAAGCACCTAAATTTGATGTCGCACCATTAAAACTCTCCAATGAACTGTATGCAATCTTCAGAATCCACAACAGACCGTACCTAGTCACCAATGGTGACAAGGTAATTCTCCCttataaaataaaagatgCAGAGGTGGGCGATATATTGAATTTGGAAGACGTTACCACCATTGGGTCGCGCAACTATAAAATCGTCGACTATCCGTTAGATCCTTCACTGTACACAATCAAGGCCACCATTTTAGAAAAGACGAAACGTCCAATCTCTATCAGAGAAATTACaaagagaagaaacagGAAAGTTCGTCACGCAGTAAGCAAGGGCGACCTGACTGTTTTGAGAATTTCTGAATTAAAGCTGAATTAA
- the PHS1 gene encoding enoyl-CoA hydratase PHS1 (similar to Ashbya gossypii AFR090W), with protein sequence MSVNSKYHPLALYNLISCLAWLFLLYNVVFVYRRVSQPEFYMKTKDITTLIQCGSIIEVFNAVFGIVRAPIFTTAAQVASRLVLVIGIFQLVPETPAAQEIPYVTLLFAWSLTEVVRYLFYYCNLVNKQNGPPRLLIFLRYNLFWVLYPLGVISELLIINSSTAHAADRYGVLYKFILYFIMLTYIPMFPTLYLHVMSQRSKVMKTLKMRNQKSS encoded by the coding sequence ATGTCTGTCAACTCAAAATATCATCCGCTGGCATTATACAACTTAATTTCTTGCCTAGCCTGGCTTTTCTTGCTGTATAatgttgtttttgtctACCGCAGAGTCTCCCAACCCGAGTTTTATATGAAGACCAAAGATATCACGACCTTGATACAATGTGGATCAATCATTGAGGTATTTAATGCAGTATTTGGTATAGTTAGGGCCCCAATTTTCACTACTGCAGCGCAGGTAGCCTCCAGGTTAGTGCTAGTAATTGGTATTTTCCAGCTCGTTCCGGAAACTCCTGCCGCTCAAGAAATTCCCTACGTGACATTACTATTTGCATGGTCCCTCACTGAAGTCGTTCGCTACTTATTCTACTACTGCAATCTGGTGAATAAGCAAAATGGCCCTCCAAGACTCCTAATTTTCTTAAGATACAACTTATTTTGGGTGCTATATCCTCTCGGTGTCATCAGTGAATTACTGATTATCAATTCGTCCACAGCACACGCTGCAGATAGATATGGCGTCCTTTATAAATTCATCTTATATTTCATCATGTTGACTTATATTCCTATGTTCCCAACATTATATCTACATGTTATGTCCCAGAGATCCAAAGTAATGAAAACCCTAAAAATGCGTAACCAAAAGAGCAGTTAG
- the CHS6 gene encoding Chs6p (similar to Ashbya gossypii AFR088W): protein MVFFWNRKPKKQTRSIVSSTSGLASHEGILDMPSSSFPPDMRKSTTSSIQHPRIIESQLGEALTVRSRLLMKLAANDKVDIGPPDLVHVTEFDKYHQVEVGEHHYVTGLDVSSEAMPIAYLNTLRWDQSSNCKNEKQIATYCTFNIFSKVDLRIRFVSEKRFQINVLDYNNSANPVQLSDELWEETFVSGCIRCMVMNRDRGRKAPGLVEYPIGIDNGVQYCENVISSLCKFLPRGIESGCDSTIYMGPTILQNYLVTALLTFLSLVSRSLYHYTVDYLDMLMQQDTRNAFCYRLVQIKVLMASNSYEFQTIKKIQDAFDVFFPNFPSLSLLEFKNIIDLLNLEVEFLINKQDYELALPLAKRATELITDNFQAWYNLALCYIELGQYESALYSINSMPRLSSTSPGNDSSMIDIVESKYYNRPLGSEPVQTLLSGEYNHLFNTMPKINSMELRSLIYGRIVMSKPTNRGGCIEEIWNGPCLTIGPIYGPQGSNLVNFVSKKEVKAIKNTLVIERNTTSNKLSPGDAQVYDLLIRIVHKISWNSLLKLRSSLFVMQREHMRSSVSLNREVKNKRLCEKWLDRLFMDLYDDLKICTNIPLHNKNVENSGLEWQLLGLTLLRTWYYEEAIACLRTSILARFDTVAAERLLQLYISGIYKEDDIDVILHLLTSNASYAARFHDWCQWLTVQTLYKLCEEHSKEIIRTRLYGFYLNNNSIRPLMEKFLDQIDTE, encoded by the coding sequence ATGGTGTTTTTCTGGAATAGAAAGCCTAAAAAGCAGACACGAAGTATTGTCAGTTCGACTTCCGGATTGGCATCACATGAAGGAATACTAGATATGCCGTCGTCGTCATTTCCACCAGATATGCGCAAGTCCACTACGTCGTCCATTCAACATCCACGTATAATTGAATCCCAGCTCGGAGAAGCATTAACCGTTCGGTCAAGACTTCTTATGAAACTAGCAGCTAATGATAAAGTAGACATAGGACCTCCAGATTTAGTACACGTCACTGAATTCGATAAGTATCATCAGGTTGAAGTAGGTGAACATCATTATGTTACAGGATTGGATGTCTCAAGTGAGGCTATGCCAATCGCGTATTTGAATACTTTGAGGTGGGATCAAAGTTCCAATTGCAAGAATGAAAAGCAAATTGCAACATACTGTACATTTaacatattttcaaaagtcGATCTTAGAATCAGATTTGTGTCCGAAAAACGTTTTCAAATCAATGTGTTGgattataataatagcGCTAACCCGGTTCAATTGAGCGATGAGTTATGGGAAGAGACATTTGTGAGTGGTTGTATTAGATGTATGGTGATGAACAGAGATCGTGGCAGAAAAGCCCCAGGTCTTGTTGAGTATCCTATTGGAATCGATAACGGCGTTCAATATTGTGAAAATGTAATATCCTCGTTGTGTAAATTTCTTCCCAGAGGAATAGAATCAGGTTGTGATTCGACAATTTATATGGGCCCAACGATACTCCAGAATTACTTAGTTACTGCGTTATTGACGTTTTTGTCGTTAGTATCAAGATCGCTATACCATTATACCGTAGATTATTTGGATATGCTCATGCAACAAGACACGAGGAATGCATTCTGTTACAGACTAGTCCAGATTAAAGTCTTGATGGCTAGCAATTCGTATGAGTTTCAAACAATTAAGAAAATACAAGACGCCTTTGATGTATTTTTCCCTAATTTCCCTTCTTTGTCTTTGCTTGAGTTCAAGAATATCATTGATCTGTTAAATCTAGAGGTGGAATTTCTCATCAATAAACAGGATTACGAACTAGCGCTTCCATTAGCAAAAAGAGCTACAGAGTTAATCACCGATAATTTCCAAGCCTGGTACAACCTTGCTCTGTGTTACATTGAACTGGGGCAGTATGAAAGCGCACTGTATTCCATCAACTCTATGCCCCGACTATCCTCAACCAGCCCTGGAAATGATTCTTCTATGATAGATATTGTCGAGTCAAAGTACTATAATAGGCCGCTGGGATCAGAACCAGTTCAGACACTCCTTTCAGGTGAATACAACCATTTGTTCAACACAATGCCCAAAATAAATAGTATGGAATTGCGGTCCCTCATATACGGCCGCATTGTAATGTCCAAACCAACAAATCGGGGCGGCTGCATTGAAGAGATATGGAATGGTCCCTGTTTAACAATTGGCCCCATTTATGGCCCCCAGGGTTCCAACCTAGTGAACTTTGTATCCAAAAAGGAAGTCAAAGCTATCAAAAACACGTTGGTGATAGAAAGAAATACCACATCCAACAAACTATCCCCCGGAGATGCCCAGGTGTATGACCTACTTATACGTATAGTCCACAAAATTAGTTGGAACAGCCTCTTAAAACTGAGGTCCAGTCTCTTTGTTATGCAACGGGAGCACATGAGAAGCTCCGTATCCCTAAACAGAGAAGTCAAAAACAAGAGACTTTGTGAAAAATGGTTAGATAGACTCTTCATGGACCTTTACGACGATCTCAAAATTTGTACAAATATTCCTCttcacaacaaaaatgtCGAAAACAGCGGACTGGAATGGCAGCTATTGGGCCTAACCCTACTCAGGACCTGGTATTACGAAGAGGCGATCGCCTGCCTCAGAACAAGCATTCTCGCTAGGTTCGACACCGTCGCTGCAGAAAGACTCCTGCAACTCTACATCTCCGGCATATACAAGGAAGATGACATTGACGTCATCCTCCATCTCCTGACGTCGAATGCCTCATATGCTGCCCGCTTCCATGACTGGTGCCAGTGGCTGACCGTACAGACCCTCTACAAACTATGCGAAGAACACAGCAAAGAGATCATACGCACCAGACTGTACGGATTTTATCTAAACAACAACTCCATCAGACCACTCATGGAGAAGTTTCTTGACCAGATAGATACTGAATAA
- a CDS encoding SAPS family protein (similar to Ashbya gossypii AFR089W), translating to MSGSFWKFSQDYSTESPLAKILNRAFVKISDAEKKEQLNNIQKSVDSPQNRFDVLESEHEDAEEDEEDGHYDAKGHGDRVHGRGGSLEANVELPDNESEYRDYRPNLDVLEELLDDEELYTELMCSNFKLMVFFKYPEVLDRLVDYVTSERVSEEMSEPGDNEYDDTQDEHKEGRNAQDMTMHKDTPVKQSIRAVDGYTNRNDNASEAMNGAVCTLTEESEEQTESRRARMAAEILSADIWPISSTFMDHEELMCKLWSMLDHPAPLSIISSTYFMKINERLLDMDISAMIRFILDQDNLVDRFLTHIDNPPLMDFLLKVISTDKPDTPTNVIGLLKSQMLISKLLDHLSPAWSSSIQSAAGDFLKALITISANSNNEIASAIGPNELTRELVSPPIVSKLGEIMLKGGTSLSNGVGIVIELIRKNNSDYDFVQVMYTTLQTHPPNDRDPVYLGHLVKCFAEKLPQFTSMLVDTKLSPLETPFGSIEPLGFERFKICELIAELLHCSNMGLLNEPKGDEIVRERDVNREHLLKMQGYGTSKEVSNQDQQVIGSPSPEGDDLVDKVKDLKVTADFANNSENCSDRDISEEKSAESPIHQINAEIQSEEYSDLETSEQAIREKPVVGDQLKIALQDNKIITTILKMFIKYPWNNFLHNVVFDIVQQIFNGPLKTGYNRFLLADLFASAQITRAIMDGDRKCQDYERETGLRLGYMGHLTLVAEEVAKFAAYIDEMKITFSDSIISEDLNDPEWKEYTEVVLAETRGKYSSVLGDLVEEGEVEGSRRDDDRNNDRYYNGEDVYHGSYTDHEDENYAEYSDVDGSRYYEYEDESGHRIHLNHLDGDDINDLDATGEDGSGNKFGNYVSHQITKDYNATNFSSDEEEDSQWTSVATSTVGDHAVATNFQSQLPNESTMLSNQSIFHHQPFELQEEKAEDDYMDPNDDGQSYAKPNHPLYSNILSPSHPDNLYFSKQDAALGEEEAGDEEEEDDDDDSAESDEEMIVVEGKTDLEDGMEIDKNGNDYALCRTSSKGEKKWGSQKHQSNRIIGMNSTNMFNRSKDIHKNE from the coding sequence ATGTCAGGGTCATTTTGGAAATTCAGTCAGGATTACTCTACAGAATCGCCGTTAGCGAAGATTCTAAATAGGGCATTTGTGAAGATCAGTGATGCGGAGAAAAAGGAACAGTTAAATAATATTCAGAAGTCGGTTGATTCGCCTCAAAACAGGTTTGATGTTTTAGAATCTGAGCATGAGGATGCGGAagaggatgaggaggatgGTCATTACGATGCTAAGGGACATGGCGATAGGGTCCATGGTAGGGGGGGTTCTTTGGAGGCCAATGTAGAGCTGCCAGATAACGAATCAGAATATAGGGATTATCGGCCTAATTTGGATGTGCTAGAGGAGCTGttagatgatgaggaaCTATACACTGAACTAATGTGTTCGAATTTCAAGCTtatggtattttttaaatatccTGAAGTATTAGACAGGTTGGTTGATTATGTTACAAGTGAGAGGGTTTCGGAGGAAATGTCAGAACCTGGTGAtaatgaatatgatgatacGCAAGATGAACATAAAGAGGGAAGGAATGCACAGGATATGACCATGCATAAAGATACTCCGGTTAAGCAAAGTATAAGGGCAGTCGATGGCTATACTAATCGGAATGATAATGCATCTGAAGCAATGAATGGCGCCGTATGTACATTAACGGAGGAGTCTGAGGAACAAACCGAATCTAGAAGGGCAAGGATGGCCGCTGAAATTCTATCTGCAGATATCTGgccaatttcttcaacattCATGGACCATGAGGAGTTGATGTGTAAGTTATGGTCTATGTTAGATCATCCAGCTCCACTTTCAATCATTTCTTCTACTTATTTTATGAAGATAAATGAGAGACTACTCGATATGGATATTTCTGCAATGATTCGTTTTATTTTGGATCAGGACAACTTGGTGGATAGGTTTTTGACCCATATAGACAACCCTCCATTAATGGACTTCTTGTTAAAAGTTATTTCAACTGATAAACCAGATACCCCTACTAATGTAATTGGTCTACTAAAAAGCCAAATGTTAATATCTAAACTACTAGATCATTTATCTCCAGCATGGTCTTCTTCGATACAATCTGCCGCAGGtgattttttaaaggcATTGATAACCATCAGTGCAAACTCAAACAACGAAATTGCTTCAGCTATAGGCCCAAATGAATTAACCCGTGAGTTAGTATCTCCTCCAATCGTTTCGAAACTAGGTGAGATTATGTTGAAAGGTGGTACGTCTTTAAGCAATGGTGTTGGCATTGTGATTGAGTTAATcagaaaaaataattcagattatgattttgttcaagTCATGTATACAACTTTGCAAACACATCCACCAAACGACAGAGACCCTGTTTATCTTGGTCATTTGGTGAAATGTTTTGCAGAAAAATTACCTCAATTTACTAGCATGTTGGTAGACACTAAGTTGTCTCCATTAGAGACTCCATTTGGATCCATTGAACCATTGggatttgaaagatttaaaATTTGTGAGCTAATTGCAGAATTGTTACATTGTTCAAATATGGGTTTGCTAAATGAACCAAAAGGTGACGAAATTGTGCGTGAAAGAGATGTCAATAGAGAGcatttattaaaaatgcaAGGATATGGAACTTCTAAGGAAGTTTCTAATCAAGATCAACAAGTTATTGGAAGTCCATCTCCAGAAGGAGACGATTTAGTCGATAAAGTGAAGGATTTAAAAGTAACTGCTGACTTTGCAAATAACTCGGAAAATTGTTCTGATCGTGATATTTCGGAGGAAAAAAGTGCTGAATCCCCTATACATCAAATTAATGCTGAAATCCAATCCGAAGAATATTCTGATTTAGAAACTTCAGAACAGGCTATACGGGAAAAACCTGTTGTTGGGGACCAGCTAAAGATAGCATTGCAAGATAACAAAATAATCACCacaattttaaaaatgtttaTAAAATATCCATGGAATAACTTTTTGCACAACGTTGTATTCGATATCGTTCAACAAATTTTCAATGGACCATTGAAAACTGGCTATAACAGATTTCTTCTCGCTGATTTGTTTGCTTCTGCGCAAATCACTAGAGCAATAATGGATGGCGATCGAAAATGCCAAGATTATGAGAGAGAAACAGGTTTAAGATTAGGTTATATGGGCCACTTGACGTTGGTAGctgaagaagttgcaaAGTTTGCTGCTTATATCGATGAAATGAAAATTACATTTAGCGATTCTATCATAAGCGAAGATTTAAATGATCCGGAATGGAAAGAATACACGGAAGTTGTGCTAGCTGAAACCAGGGGGAAATATAGCTCTGTTTTGGGAGATTTAGtagaagaaggagaagtAGAAGGATCTAGAAGGGATGATGATAGAAATAACGATCGTTATTACAACGGGGAAGATGTTTATCATGGCTCATATACGGATcatgaagatgaaaattATGCCGAATATAGCGATGTGGATGGAAGCCGCTACTACGAATATGAGGATGAAAGTGGTCATAGAATTCATCTTAATCATTTAGATGGCGATGATATCAACGATTTAGATGCAACGGGGGAAGATGGGTCCGGTAATAAGTTTGGAAACTATGTGTCGCATCAAATTACGAAAGACTATAACGCAACAAACTTTTCatcagatgaagaagaagacaGTCAGTGGACCTCCGTCGCTACTAGTACGGTCGGGGACCACGCCGTGGCGACTAACTTCCAGTCTCAGTTGCCTAATGAATCTACCATGTTATCCAATCAGAGTAtctttcatcatcaaccaTTTGAACTACAGGAAGAGAAAGCAGAAGATGATTATATGGATCCCAATGATGACGGCCAATCTTACGCTAAACCTAATCATCCTTTATACTCGAACATTTTGTCTCCATCGCATCCAGATAATCTGTACTTCTCTAAACAAGATGCGGCCCTCggtgaagaagaagctggagatgaagaagaagaagatgatgatgatgatagtgCAGAGAGCGATGAAGAGATGATTGTAGTTGAAGGTAAAACTGATTTAGAGGATGGTATGGAAATTGATAAGAATGGCAACGACTATGCATTGTGTCGAACCTCCAGTAAAGGTGAAAAAAAGTGGGGATCGCAAAAACATCAATCAAATAGAATAATAGGGATGAATAGTACTAATATGTTCAACAGATCAAAGGACATACATAAAAATGAGTAG
- the BCK1 gene encoding mitogen-activated protein kinase kinase kinase BCK1 (similar to Ashbya gossypii AFR092W) yields the protein MAFLKRLNVSSHSRSSSNTSGRTLQPHPETSRSAVIKPLPKIPVKSEKFASDATNSTDASSTISFPFDVFGSNSTQSSTPLSPSESYAALSEESRKTSAGSTNSLSSGKMIYSWDVTDPEQWSMQRVTAWFKFHDFDEQWILFFRRNHIYGKKFLQLLAHDNFNKYESFLSATKNSSYNRFQHLLKRTLEENVSNAHRRQRSNKSNDSRGSVDSIPRYLRRKSVASEPRISNNEAIQPRKGLDMGEDRGMATKNHSSAKNSSVLYRRSFISLRSTSNYNNRNDSNDDCKTLPAMKISIPPRPFSTIEASVTLSPSSTLKSQPSPLSPVNYTIFRRDHKSSSSDSSLFNNLSSSADDVMKGSNANSPQCEQQAVKKVPEIIQSPLRASPRYMDDKSKIWDKFKKKAEHHTPSRIKQFSGPRSSSSHHIQTLEESPDETPSYTRKSFGSITDSILPRKEPLILEQKYYPSKKSETVPNYILVTKDNRSFVPLNISNIKTSQQLKKSMASVLGINHKSFTVHLTDFGCKAGSAIPDDILRDIRERPLTNMQWKFYVNDQMKIQLRPMIEAHNIEPPFQNDMSCSKGTLQSAASSFISSNDDINSFSDITSIDEHGNVIGRRAYPQTPSHYYDQGASSKSPELDYWNIKGRQQDSTGSLNTVKARSTNKNQALPSAIDGLKKSSFKVIRKHSNAEIDFNKGRESPYVKPEFAPKREAPKPPLSGSQVSLASSSSIQSSLTDTKPLSLSPIKLQRQQTGIYVKKNQRPPPPINVGTSIAVDTKVTTSVSELSTPSDGVVSSYTPASSHVLVPKPYKGATNPIRKSSDESVVTNPVAHYIQNQRARKPRINTPLYSPPALTKRISSRRVVSSTFAADVFIENEVSFADAPELSDFDSDNSDSSDDIIWATGMAPKENSEKLETKSSDDSETLSVASVSKEEDDINLTRKMTLRPTAEVVYQNLEMFFPGTDLDKPILEGLTPPPSPEAVTNQADQVLTPISRSSTVSSTSSIRQSTPRPLITKRIENSQEVLTPVKNLKPLRRTKTIRTIAREASEARKNPHFKNIKRQNTKMWGTRVVELTDKRMVSINKSKNSKGEYREFAWIKGEIIGKGSFGAVYLGLNVTTGEMMAVKQVEVPKFGSQDQITVTNVEALISEVSTLKNLDHLNIVQYLGFENKNGIYSLFLEYVAGGSVGSLIRLYGHFDEQLIRFLTKQVLEGLAYLHRRGILHRDMKADNLLLDNNGVCKISDLGISRKSNNIYSNAEMTMRGTVFWMAPEMVDTTQGYSAKVDIWSLGCVVLEMFAGKRPWSNLEVVAAMFQIGKSKTAPPIPEKTLPLISKDGRVFIDDCFKIDPEKRPTADTLLSHPFCQVPQEFDFEKTDLYNFIKQNDKLNNSKLRMNSQE from the coding sequence ATGGCCTTTCTAAAACGTCTGAATGTGTCTTCACATTCTCGGTCAAGCTCTAACACGTCTGGGAGGACTTTGCAACCTCATCCTGAAACGTCAAGGTCAGCAGTTATTAAGCCACTGCCAAAAATACCAGTTAAATCTGAGAAGTTTGCTAGCGATGCAACGAATTCAACGGATGCTTCATCTACGATATCATTTCCTTTTGATGTTTTTGGCAGTAATAGTACGCAGTCATCAACTCCATTAAGCCCAAGTGAATCTTATGCAGCGTTATCTGAAGAGTCCAGGAAAACTTCAGCTGGGAGTACCAACAGTCTTTCTTCCGGAAAGATGATATATTCTTGGGATGTAACGGATCCAGAGCAGTGGTCGATGCAGCGTGTAACTGCATGGTTCAAGTTCCACGACTTTGATGAACAATGGATTCTATTCTTCCGAAGAAATCACATTTACGGTAAGAAGTTTTTACAGTTACTAGCACACGATAATTTTAACAAGTACGAAAGTTTTCTATCTGCTACTAAAAACTCTTCCTATAATAGATTCCAACATCTTCTGAAGCGTACGTTGGAAGAAAATGTCTCCAATGCTCATAGGCGGCAGCGGAGTAATAAGTCGAATGATTCCAGGGGCTCAGTGGATTCAATACCTAGATATCTGAGAAGGAAAAGCGTTGCATCTGAGCCACGGATAAGTAATAACGAGGCCATTCAGCCTCGAAAAGGCCTAGATATGGGTGAAGACAGAGGCATGGCTACAAAAAATCATTCATCTGCCAAGAACTCGAGTGTTTTGTATAGGAGaagttttatttctttgagAAGTACTTCTAACTACAACAATAGGAACGATTCTAATGATGACTGTAAAACATTACCCGCTATGAAGATCAGTATTCCTCCACGTCCTTTTTCTACCATAGAGGCGTCAGTTACTTTGTCGCCTTCCTCGACTTTAAAATCACAACCATCTCCGTTGTCTCCGGTGAACTATACTATATTTAGAAGGGATCACAAGAGCAGTTCTTCAGATTCttctttgttcaacaaCCTATCCAGTAGTGCGGATGATGTTATGAAGGGGTCGAATGCGAATAGTCCCCAGTGTGAGCAACAGGCAGTCAAGAAGGTCCCTGAAATTATCCAGTCTCCTTTAAGGGCATCTCCTAGGTACATGGATGATAAATCGAAAATTTGGGATAAATTCAAGAAGAAAGCCGAGCATCATACACCTTCAAGGATAAAACAGTTCTCTGGTCCTCGTAGCAGCAGTTCTCATCATATTCAGACTTTAGAGGAATCTCCAGATGAGACTCCTTCTTATACGCGGAAGTCCTTTGGAAGTATAACTGACTCAATATTGCCGCGTAAAGAACCGCTGATTTTGGAACAGAAATATTATCCATCAAAGAAATCTGAAACTGTTCCCAATTATATTCTAGTCACTAAAGATAACAGGTCATTTGTCCCACTCAacatttcaaatattaagACTTCTCAACAACTTAAAAAGTCGATGGCATCAGTGCTCGGTATAAACCATAAATCCTTCACTGTTCATTTAACAGACTTTGGTTGCAAAGCTGGTAGCGCTATTCCAGATGATATTTTGAGAGATATACGTGAAAGACCCTTAACAAATATGCAATGGAAATTTTATGTCAACGATCAAATGAAAATACAATTGAGGCCGATGATCGAAGCGCATAATATAGAACCTCCCTTTCAAAATGATATGAGTTGTAGCAAGGGTACTTTGCAATCAGCGGCAAGCAGCTTCATCAGCTCTAATGATGACATAAACTCTTTTTCGGATATTACTTCCATAGATGAACATGGCAATGTTATCGGTAGAAGGGCGTACCCACAAACTCCAAGCCATTATTATGATCAAGGAGCCAGTTCAAAAAGCCCTGAGCTTGATTACTGGAATATAAAAGGTCGACAGCAGGACAGTACAGGTTCATTGAACACGGTAAAAGCAAGATCCACGAATAAAAATCAAGCTCTTCCATCAGCAATAGATGGACTCAAAAAGTCCAGTTTCAAGGTAATAAGAAAGCATAGCAATGCAGAGATAGACTTCAATAAGGGAAGAGAATCCCCTTATGTAAAGCCGGAATTTGCACCAAAGCGTGAAGCTCCTAAGCCGCCGTTGTCGGGTTCTCAAGTATCGCTTGCGTCTTCATCCTCTATCCAAAGCAGTCTTACAGACACAAAACCCCTCAGTCTCTCGCCTATAAAGTTACAACGCCAGCAAACTGGAATATATGTGAAAAAGAATCAGCGTCCCCCACCGCCTATAAATGTTGGAACTTCAATTGCAGTGGATACAAAAGTTACTACCTCTGTTTCGGAGCTTTCAACACCCTCAGATGGTGTTGTTTCTTCTTATACCCCAGCATCATCACACGTTCTTGTACCAAAGCCGTACAAAGGGGCTACTAATCCAATTAGAAAGAGTAGCGATGAGTCCGTTGTAACGAACCCTGTGGCACATTATATCCAGAACCAGAGAGCTCGTAAACCTAGGATCAACACACCATTGTATTCACCACCAGCGCTGACAAAACGCATAAGTTCTCGTAGGGTTGTCTCCTCAACGTTTGCAGCAGATGTATTTATCGAGAACGAAGTTTCATTCGCAGATGCGCCTGAGTTGTCTGATTTTGATAGCGACAACAGTGATTCTTCAGACGATATTATTTGGGCAACTGGTATGGCACCTAAAGAGAATTCAGAAAAGCTAGAAACTAAAAGCTCAGATGATTCCGAAACTTTGTCTGTGGCATCGGTTTCtaaagaggaagatgataTAAATCTAACAAGGAAAATGACCCTAAGACCTACGGCAGAAGTTGTTTATCAAAATTTAGAGATGTTTTTCCCTGGTACGGATTTGGACAAGCCTATATTGGAAGGCTTGACTCCTCCTCCATCTCCAGAGGCGGTTACAAATCAAGCAGATCAAGTTTTAACACCTATAAGCAGATCTTCCACagtttcatcaacaagttCCATACGACAGTCAACTCCCCGTCCATTAATTACTAAAAGGATTGAAAATTCTCAAGAAGTTCTAACTCCAgtcaagaatttaaaaCCCCTAAGGAGGACTAAAACGATAAGAACGATAGCTCGGGAGGCAAGCGAAGCTCGTAAAAACCCTcacttcaaaaatatcaaaagaCAAAACACTAAAATGTGGGGTACCCGTGTTGTAGAACTGACTGATAAACGTATGGTGTCTATCAATAAATCGAAAAATTCTAAGGGTGAGTATAGAGAATTTGCCTGGATTAAGGGTGAAATTATAGGTAAAGGATCTTTTGGTGCGGTGTATTTGGGATTGAATGTCACAACTGGTGAAATGATGGCTGTCAAACAAGTTGAAGTTCCGAAGTTTGGTTCTCAAGATCAAATCACTGTCACAAATGTGGAAGCTTTAATCTCGGAAGTCTCAACACTTAAAAATTTAGACCACCTGAATATAGTTCAGTATTTGGGTTTTGAGAATaaaaatggaatatatAGTTTATTCTTGGAATATGTTGCTGGTGGTTCTGTTGGATCTCTAATCAGACTGTATGGTCATTTCGATGAGCAATTGATTAGGTTTTTGACCAAACAAGTTCTGGAAGGATTGGCATATCTTCACCGGAGAGGTATTTTACATCGAGATATGAAAGCAGACAACCTGTTACTAGATAATAACGGTGTTTGTAAAATCAGTGATCTTGGCATTTCCAGAAAGTCTAACAATATTTATTCCAATGCCGAAATGACTATGCGTGGCACTGTGTTTTGGATGGCACCAGAGATGGTTGACACAACTCAAGGGTATAGTGCGAAGGTTGATATATGGTCGCTGGGTTGCGTAGTGTTAGAAATGTTCGCGGGGAAGAGGCCTTGGTCGAACCTAGAAGTAGTTGCCGCTATGTTCCAAATCGGTAAATCTAAGACAGCCCCCCCTATCCCAGAAAAGACCCTGCCATTAATATCTAAAGATGGTCGTGTTTTTATTGATGACTGTTTCAAGATTGACCCAGAAAAACGCCCTACGGCGGATACTCTTTTATCTCATCCATTCTGCCAGGTCCCACAGGAGTTTGACTTTGAGAAAACTGACCTTTACaattttattaaacaaaaCGACAAATTAAACAATAGCAAGCTGAGGATGAATTCTCAAGAATAA